The Faecalibacter sp. LW9 genome has a segment encoding these proteins:
- the cysS gene encoding cysteine--tRNA ligase, producing MVKEHQLKVHNSLSGQKETFEPINKDYVGMYVCGPTVYSNVHLGNVRTFMSFDMIYRYLKFLGYKVRYVRNITDVGHLLDDTDEDKISKKARLEKLEPMEIVQKYTVDFHEVLRKFNNFPPNVEPTATGHIVEQIEITQDLIAKGLAYESNGSVYFDVKKYNEEGGDYGVLSNRNIEELFANTRTLDGQDEKRNPQDFALWKKALPEHIMRWPSPWGDGFPGWHLECTVMSTKYLGEQFDIHGGGMDLKFPHHECEIAQAKGAYGHSPVKYWLHANMLTLNGQKMSKSTGNTILPNELITGENDFFEKGFSPMVIRFFMMQAHYRSMLDFSNDALLASEKGYNRLMEAIKTLEGLTTSATSSVHIQEWATKLYAAMDDDFNTPILIAHLFDGVKMINSIKDGSETITAEDLEVLATTIKGFVFEVLGIQNEEGGNANTEKLDGVIKMLIDMRVQARTDKNWALSDQIRDQLAALGIQLKDGKEGTTYTF from the coding sequence ATGGTAAAAGAACATCAATTAAAAGTACACAATTCTTTATCGGGACAAAAAGAAACATTCGAACCAATTAACAAAGATTACGTTGGGATGTATGTTTGTGGACCTACGGTCTACAGCAATGTTCACTTAGGAAACGTACGTACTTTTATGTCTTTCGATATGATTTATCGTTACCTTAAATTTTTAGGGTACAAAGTGCGTTATGTACGTAATATTACGGATGTTGGTCACTTATTAGACGATACAGATGAAGATAAAATCTCTAAAAAAGCACGTTTAGAGAAATTAGAACCAATGGAAATTGTACAGAAATATACAGTTGATTTCCACGAAGTTTTAAGAAAATTCAACAATTTCCCACCGAATGTAGAGCCAACTGCAACTGGACACATTGTAGAGCAAATCGAAATTACGCAAGATTTAATTGCCAAAGGATTAGCTTACGAATCAAATGGTTCAGTGTATTTTGATGTCAAAAAATACAACGAAGAAGGTGGTGATTATGGTGTTTTATCGAACCGAAACATTGAAGAGTTATTTGCAAATACAAGAACTTTAGATGGGCAAGATGAAAAACGTAATCCTCAAGATTTCGCGTTATGGAAAAAAGCATTACCAGAACACATTATGCGTTGGCCTTCGCCTTGGGGAGATGGTTTCCCAGGATGGCACTTAGAGTGTACGGTAATGTCGACAAAATATTTAGGAGAACAATTTGATATTCACGGAGGTGGAATGGATTTAAAATTCCCTCATCACGAATGTGAGATTGCACAAGCTAAAGGTGCTTATGGTCATTCGCCAGTTAAATATTGGTTACACGCGAATATGTTAACATTGAATGGGCAAAAGATGTCGAAATCGACAGGAAATACGATTTTACCGAATGAATTAATCACTGGTGAAAATGATTTCTTCGAGAAAGGTTTCTCTCCGATGGTGATTCGTTTCTTTATGATGCAAGCACACTACCGCTCGATGTTAGATTTTTCTAACGATGCGTTATTGGCTTCAGAGAAAGGATACAATCGTTTAATGGAAGCAATTAAAACATTAGAAGGTTTAACGACAAGTGCTACATCTTCAGTTCATATCCAAGAGTGGGCAACTAAGTTGTATGCTGCCATGGACGATGATTTTAATACGCCAATTTTAATTGCGCATTTATTTGATGGGGTTAAAATGATTAACTCAATCAAAGATGGTTCTGAGACGATTACTGCAGAAGATTTAGAGGTGTTAGCGACAACCATTAAAGGATTTGTTTTTGAAGTTTTAGGAATTCAAAATGAAGAAGGTGGTAATGCAAATACAGAAAAATTAGATGGAGTCATCAAAATGTTAATTGATATGCGAGTTCAAGCACGTACAGATAAAAACTGGGCGTTATCTGACCAAATACGTGATCAGTTAGCTGCTTTAGGTATCCAATTAAAAGATGGTAAAGAAGGAACTACATATACATTTTAA
- the folE gene encoding GTP cyclohydrolase I FolE → MCDKHLHDEIGDDHMSANLETPLRDDAFELSAEEKVAMIESDFRHIMETLGLDLTDDSLKGTPKRVAKMFVKEIFGGLLPERKPGMSTFDNKYNYNQMLVEKDIVVYSTCEHHFLPIVGRAHVGYISKGKVIGLSKMNRIVEYYAKRPQVQERLTMQVVKAMQEALGTDDVACIIDAKHLCVNSRGIKDIESSTVTAEFGGAFKDNEQLRKEFIAYIGMKTPFQV, encoded by the coding sequence ATGTGTGATAAACATCTTCATGACGAGATAGGAGACGACCACATGTCAGCGAACTTAGAGACACCTTTAAGAGACGATGCATTTGAGTTGTCAGCAGAAGAAAAGGTTGCTATGATTGAATCGGATTTCCGTCACATCATGGAAACTTTAGGTTTAGATTTAACAGATGATAGTTTGAAAGGAACTCCAAAACGTGTAGCAAAAATGTTCGTGAAAGAGATTTTTGGAGGATTATTACCAGAGCGTAAGCCAGGTATGTCTACTTTCGACAATAAATATAACTACAACCAAATGTTGGTTGAAAAGGATATCGTAGTTTATTCAACTTGCGAACACCATTTCTTACCAATCGTAGGTCGTGCTCACGTAGGTTACATTTCGAAAGGGAAAGTAATCGGTTTATCTAAAATGAATCGTATCGTAGAATATTATGCAAAACGTCCTCAAGTACAAGAGCGTTTAACAATGCAAGTGGTTAAAGCAATGCAAGAAGCTTTAGGTACAGATGATGTTGCGTGTATTATCGATGCAAAACACTTATGTGTGAATTCTCGTGGTATCAAAGATATCGAATCAAGCACTGTAACTGCAGAGTTTGGAGGAGCATTTAAAGATAATGAGCAATTAAGAAAAGAGTTTATCGCGTACATCGGGATGAAAACTCCTTTCCAAGTATAA
- the hutH gene encoding histidine ammonia-lyase: MKTKTLGVDFISFEDFKAIQAGYNQISLNEKSKQQILTSQQNVAKIVASGQTVYGINTGFGPLCDTKISDDETRQLQHNLLISHAVGVGNPIKKELSKTMLVAKAHALSKGYSGVTLEVVERILLMVEKDIIPVVPEKGSVGASGDLAPLSHLFLPLIGEGKVWEGDKIISTKEALAKHNLQPLHLSAKEGLGLINGTQFILSHALHGLKKFEYLLNLADVVGALSLEAYEGSPSPFKAELHEIRAFKGTVLVAERMRKLLEGSGIAHSHFDCGRVQDPYSLRCIPQVHGASRNAFFHLQELAEIELNSVTDNPIVISDEEAISGGNFHGQPLAMALDYATVAASELGNISDRRQYLLIEGKYGLPKLLTESSGLNSGFMIPQYTSAALCTENKTLCFPASADSIPTSLGQEDHVSMGSISGRKFNQVLDNVERILAIELMYACQGLEFRRPKQTSPYLEEVFAAVRGICPKLEEDRLIGDDINNIIALLQTEAFQDLIMKF, translated from the coding sequence ATGAAAACAAAAACTCTTGGAGTAGACTTTATTTCTTTTGAAGATTTTAAAGCTATTCAAGCTGGATATAACCAAATATCTCTTAACGAAAAAAGTAAACAACAAATTTTAACCTCTCAGCAAAATGTTGCTAAAATAGTAGCCTCTGGTCAAACCGTTTACGGAATTAATACTGGTTTTGGCCCTTTATGTGATACTAAAATTTCTGACGATGAAACAAGGCAGTTACAGCATAACTTATTAATTAGTCACGCGGTTGGTGTTGGAAATCCGATTAAAAAAGAATTATCAAAAACAATGCTTGTTGCCAAAGCTCATGCATTATCAAAAGGGTATTCGGGTGTAACCTTAGAAGTCGTGGAACGAATTCTATTAATGGTGGAGAAAGATATTATTCCTGTTGTTCCAGAAAAAGGTTCAGTTGGTGCATCTGGAGATTTAGCGCCTCTATCTCATTTATTTTTGCCTCTGATTGGAGAAGGAAAAGTATGGGAAGGAGACAAAATTATTTCAACGAAAGAAGCTTTAGCGAAACACAATTTACAACCCCTACATTTATCGGCTAAAGAAGGTTTAGGATTAATCAACGGAACTCAATTCATCTTATCACACGCCTTACACGGTTTAAAGAAATTTGAATATTTATTAAACTTAGCAGATGTCGTGGGTGCTTTATCCTTAGAAGCTTACGAAGGTTCTCCAAGTCCATTCAAAGCCGAATTACACGAAATTCGCGCTTTTAAAGGAACTGTTTTAGTAGCTGAACGTATGCGAAAATTATTAGAAGGCTCGGGCATTGCTCATTCACATTTCGATTGTGGACGTGTGCAAGATCCATATTCTTTGCGTTGTATTCCGCAAGTACACGGTGCTTCTCGTAATGCCTTTTTTCATTTACAAGAATTAGCAGAAATCGAATTGAATTCGGTTACAGATAATCCAATTGTTATTTCAGATGAAGAAGCAATTTCTGGTGGAAATTTCCATGGACAACCTTTAGCAATGGCTTTAGATTATGCAACAGTTGCAGCTTCTGAGCTAGGAAATATCTCGGATCGTCGTCAATATTTATTGATTGAAGGAAAATACGGTTTACCGAAATTATTAACAGAAAGTTCAGGATTAAATTCTGGTTTTATGATTCCACAATACACATCTGCTGCATTGTGTACAGAGAATAAAACGTTATGTTTTCCTGCTTCCGCAGATAGTATTCCAACTTCTTTAGGACAAGAAGATCACGTTTCGATGGGAAGTATCTCAGGACGAAAATTCAATCAAGTATTAGATAATGTCGAACGTATTTTAGCCATCGAGTTAATGTACGCTTGTCAAGGTTTAGAATTCAGAAGACCAAAACAAACTAGTCCATATTTAGAAGAAGTTTTTGCAGCAGTGCGTGGAATTTGTCCAAAATTAGAAGAAGATCGCTTAATTGGTGATGATATCAATAATATTATCGCATTATTACAAACGGAAGCATTTCAGGATTTAATTATGAAGTTTTAA
- a CDS encoding urocanate hydratase translates to MTFQEQIKQGIPSVLPPKNIVNKNISHAPKRKEILSDDEKKLALKNALRYFEPQHHAELIPEFKEELEQYGRIYMYRFKPDYDIYARPIEDYPGNSQQAKAIQLMIQNNLDPAVAQHPEELITYGGNGAVFQNWAQYLLTMKYLSEMTDEQTLVMYSGHPMGLFPSHKNAPRVVVTNGMVIPNYSKPDDWEKFNALGVSQYGQMTAGSYMYIGSQGIVHGTTITVLNGCRKIDNQGTAGKLFVTAGLGGMSGAQPKAGNIAGVISVTAEVNPAATWKRHEQGWVDEVISDLDELVKRVREAKEKNEVVSIAYDGNVVEVWEKFDEENVYIDLGSDQTSLHNPWAGGYYPVGLSFEEANEMMANDPTLFKEKVQESLRRHAEAVNKHTAKGTYFFDYGNAFLLEASRAGADVMAENGIDFKYPSYVQDIMGPMCFDYGFGPFRWVCASGKPEDLQKTDEIACQVLEEIMKHSPEEIQQQMQDNITWIKGAQQNKLVVGSQARILYADAEGRIKIAKAFNDAIAKGEIGPVVLGRDHHDVSGTDSPFRETSNIYDGSKFTADMAIHNVIGDSFRGATWVSIHNGGGVGWGEVINGGFGMLLDGTSESETKLKSMLHWDVNNGIARRSWARNEEAIFAIKRAMEEEPLLKVTLPNIVDEELL, encoded by the coding sequence ATGACATTTCAAGAACAAATAAAACAAGGAATTCCATCGGTTTTACCTCCGAAAAATATAGTGAATAAAAACATAAGTCATGCACCAAAACGCAAAGAAATCTTATCTGACGATGAGAAAAAATTAGCGTTAAAAAATGCCTTACGTTATTTCGAACCTCAACATCATGCAGAATTAATTCCTGAATTTAAAGAGGAATTAGAACAATACGGTCGTATTTATATGTATCGTTTCAAACCAGATTACGACATCTATGCTCGCCCAATTGAGGATTATCCCGGAAATTCTCAGCAAGCTAAAGCGATTCAATTAATGATTCAAAATAATTTGGATCCTGCGGTCGCTCAGCATCCGGAAGAATTAATTACTTACGGAGGAAATGGAGCGGTTTTCCAAAACTGGGCGCAATATTTATTAACGATGAAATATTTGTCGGAAATGACCGATGAACAAACGTTGGTGATGTATTCTGGTCATCCGATGGGTTTATTTCCTTCGCATAAAAATGCACCTCGCGTTGTGGTTACGAATGGAATGGTGATTCCGAATTATTCAAAACCGGATGATTGGGAAAAATTCAATGCATTAGGTGTTTCACAATATGGGCAAATGACTGCCGGAAGTTACATGTACATTGGCTCTCAAGGAATTGTACACGGAACGACGATTACGGTTCTGAATGGGTGTCGTAAAATTGACAACCAAGGAACTGCAGGTAAATTATTTGTAACTGCAGGTCTAGGTGGAATGTCTGGCGCTCAACCCAAAGCAGGAAATATTGCGGGAGTAATTTCTGTAACTGCGGAAGTGAATCCAGCTGCCACGTGGAAACGTCACGAACAAGGTTGGGTGGACGAAGTAATTTCGGATTTAGATGAATTAGTCAAACGTGTACGCGAAGCTAAGGAAAAGAACGAAGTCGTTTCCATCGCTTATGATGGAAATGTCGTTGAAGTTTGGGAGAAATTCGATGAAGAAAATGTATACATCGATTTAGGATCCGATCAAACTTCTTTACATAATCCTTGGGCAGGAGGTTATTATCCTGTAGGATTAAGTTTTGAAGAAGCGAACGAAATGATGGCAAATGATCCAACCTTATTCAAAGAAAAAGTGCAAGAATCTTTACGTCGTCATGCTGAAGCCGTAAATAAACATACTGCTAAAGGAACCTACTTCTTCGATTATGGTAATGCTTTCTTGTTGGAAGCCTCTCGTGCTGGAGCTGATGTGATGGCAGAAAACGGAATTGATTTCAAATATCCATCGTATGTACAAGATATTATGGGACCTATGTGTTTTGATTATGGATTTGGACCTTTCCGTTGGGTTTGTGCATCTGGAAAACCAGAAGATTTACAAAAGACGGATGAAATTGCTTGTCAAGTTTTAGAAGAAATAATGAAACATTCACCTGAAGAAATTCAGCAACAAATGCAAGATAATATCACATGGATTAAAGGGGCACAACAAAATAAATTAGTTGTTGGATCACAAGCTCGTATATTATATGCCGATGCCGAAGGACGAATCAAAATTGCAAAAGCATTTAATGATGCCATTGCAAAAGGTGAAATTGGACCAGTTGTATTAGGACGCGATCATCACGATGTTTCAGGTACAGATTCTCCTTTCCGTGAAACTTCTAATATTTATGACGGATCAAAATTCACAGCAGATATGGCAATTCATAATGTAATTGGTGATAGTTTCCGTGGAGCGACTTGGGTTTCTATCCACAACGGTGGCGGTGTTGGATGGGGTGAAGTAATCAATGGCGGATTTGGAATGTTATTAGACGGAACTTCTGAATCTGAAACGAAATTAAAATCCATGTTGCATTGGGATGTGAATAACGGAATTGCTCGCAGATCGTGGGCAAGAAATGAAGAAGCTATTTTTGCTATCAAACGTGCCATGGAAGAAGAACCTTTATTAAAGGTGACTTTACCGAATATCGTCGATGAAGAATTGTTATAA
- a CDS encoding pirin family protein, translated as MNTKNIEAVIAPREPHFVGDGFRVHNFIPSFGNLSMRRMDPFIMMDYNSKFNFPATDIPKGVGVHPHRGFETVTIAYEGSVSHHDSAGGGGTIHQGDVQWMTAASGVLHKEYHAEEFYTKGGIFQMVQLWVNIPAKDKMSAPKYQAIEHQNIPTVDVENGFIEVIAGNYGDKTGAASTFSPVHMLNAKLELGGKAEFKFPANYNTIALIIEGSAKVNGETHAATDHLVLFDNKGEDFTIEALDDNTVVLILSGEPLNEPIASYGPFVMNTQEEIREAFEDYNNGKFGTLA; from the coding sequence ATGAATACAAAAAATATTGAAGCAGTAATCGCACCAAGAGAACCACATTTTGTAGGCGATGGATTTAGAGTTCACAACTTTATTCCAAGCTTTGGTAATCTAAGTATGCGTAGAATGGATCCTTTCATTATGATGGATTATAATTCTAAATTTAATTTCCCAGCGACAGACATTCCTAAAGGAGTTGGTGTGCATCCGCACAGAGGTTTCGAAACTGTAACTATAGCGTACGAAGGAAGCGTTTCTCACCACGACAGCGCTGGTGGTGGCGGAACTATTCACCAAGGCGACGTACAATGGATGACGGCTGCTTCTGGTGTTTTACATAAAGAATATCACGCTGAAGAATTTTACACAAAAGGTGGAATCTTTCAAATGGTTCAGCTTTGGGTAAACATACCTGCAAAAGATAAAATGAGTGCCCCAAAATATCAAGCCATCGAACATCAAAATATTCCAACAGTTGATGTTGAAAATGGATTTATCGAGGTTATTGCTGGAAATTATGGAGATAAAACTGGAGCTGCAAGCACATTTTCTCCTGTACATATGTTGAATGCAAAATTAGAATTAGGAGGAAAAGCTGAGTTTAAATTTCCTGCGAATTACAATACGATTGCATTAATTATTGAAGGAAGTGCTAAAGTTAACGGTGAAACTCACGCGGCAACAGATCATTTAGTTTTATTTGATAATAAAGGAGAAGATTTCACAATTGAAGCTTTAGATGATAATACAGTGGTATTAATTTTGAGTGGAGAACCTTTAAATGAGCCTATTGCTTCTTATGGACCATTTGTTATGAATACGCAAGAAGAAATTCGAGAAGCGTTCGAAGATTATAATAATGGTAAATTTGGAACTTTAGCATAA
- a CDS encoding GNAT family N-acetyltransferase, which yields MEFVKTDDGKRGMVQAMDGSTEAGAMTYTWACSDKIIIDHTHVDEAYGGQGLGKNILENILDWVRTENVKVIPLCPFAKAQFDKNESFRDVLA from the coding sequence ATGGAATTTGTAAAAACAGATGACGGAAAACGTGGAATGGTTCAAGCAATGGACGGTTCAACAGAGGCGGGTGCAATGACATATACTTGGGCCTGTTCAGACAAAATTATTATCGATCACACTCACGTGGATGAAGCATACGGTGGACAAGGGCTTGGTAAAAACATTTTAGAAAACATTTTGGATTGGGTAAGAACCGAAAATGTAAAAGTGATTCCATTATGTCCGTTTGCCAAGGCACAATTTGACAAGAACGAAAGCTTTAGAGACGTATTGGCATAA
- a CDS encoding IS1182 family transposase: MYTSSKIVFKDYNPKENLLFPPNLSELIEEKHPVRVISNIIDGLAIKNLINSYKPYGTSSYHPKMLLKVLIYGYLSNIYSSRKLEQALKENIHFMWLSGMNRPDHNTINRFRSERLKGKLKSIFTQIVLLLEKEGIVSLTTTFVDGTKIEASANRYTFVWGRAIKKHKARISEQLEDLWNYAESVAKEELQNTENIEFKEIDSEKVTQTIDKINEVLKDKKIPSKIRQKLNYGKKNWSKNLEKYKKQEEILQQRNSYSKTDTDATFMRMKEDHMKNGQLKPAYNLQISTNKQYILHYSIHHNPTDTKTLKPHLAGFEQHYHRTPKELVADAGYGSEENYNLLKSKKIKPYVKYNYFRKDQKSGQITSSESNPKLAKIREKAYKLLNTVKGIKLRKQRCHDVEPVFAEIKHNKNFKRFMLRGVDKVEIEVGLLAIAHNLKKMAKIT, translated from the coding sequence GTGTATACTAGTTCGAAAATAGTCTTTAAAGATTACAATCCCAAAGAAAATTTGCTTTTTCCTCCAAATTTATCGGAGTTGATAGAAGAAAAGCATCCTGTTAGAGTTATTTCCAATATAATAGATGGTTTAGCAATTAAAAATCTTATTAATAGCTATAAACCATATGGAACATCATCTTATCACCCAAAAATGCTTCTGAAAGTGTTGATTTATGGCTACCTAAGTAATATTTATTCAAGCCGTAAATTAGAACAAGCACTGAAAGAAAATATTCATTTTATGTGGCTTTCTGGAATGAATCGTCCTGACCATAATACGATAAATCGCTTTCGTAGCGAGCGATTAAAAGGTAAACTGAAATCTATATTCACTCAAATAGTCTTGCTTTTAGAAAAAGAAGGAATCGTTAGTTTAACAACCACTTTTGTTGATGGGACTAAGATTGAGGCAAGCGCTAATCGCTATACATTCGTTTGGGGAAGAGCGATTAAAAAACACAAAGCTAGAATTTCTGAGCAGTTAGAAGACTTATGGAATTACGCAGAAAGTGTAGCAAAAGAAGAGCTTCAAAACACAGAAAATATTGAATTTAAAGAAATCGATTCTGAAAAAGTCACACAAACAATTGATAAGATAAATGAAGTTTTGAAAGATAAAAAAATCCCATCAAAGATTCGTCAAAAGCTCAATTATGGAAAGAAAAATTGGTCTAAGAATTTAGAAAAATACAAAAAACAAGAAGAGATTTTACAACAAAGAAATTCTTACTCTAAGACCGATACAGATGCTACATTTATGAGAATGAAAGAAGATCATATGAAAAATGGTCAGCTAAAACCCGCTTATAATCTGCAAATCTCCACGAATAAACAGTATATTTTACATTATTCTATTCACCATAATCCAACCGATACAAAAACTCTAAAACCTCATTTAGCAGGTTTTGAGCAGCATTACCATAGAACTCCAAAAGAGCTTGTAGCCGATGCGGGCTATGGCTCAGAAGAAAATTATAACTTGCTTAAATCAAAAAAGATAAAACCTTACGTAAAATACAATTACTTCAGAAAAGATCAAAAATCAGGACAAATTACTTCTTCAGAGAGCAATCCCAAACTGGCTAAAATAAGAGAAAAAGCATATAAACTTCTCAATACAGTGAAAGGTATCAAACTCAGAAAACAAAGATGTCACGATGTTGAACCAGTTTTTGCCGAAATAAAACACAACAAAAACTTTAAACGATTTATGTTAAGAGGAGTTGATAAAGTCGAAATTGAAGTCGGCTTACTTGCTATTGCTCATAACTTAAAGAAAATGGCGAAAATCACCTGA